Within the Chlorocebus sabaeus isolate Y175 chromosome 7, mChlSab1.0.hap1, whole genome shotgun sequence genome, the region GTCCTGATGAACCTAAATTGAAACTGAATCACTTAtttaagcttcttgagggtatggatcttttaattaaaataactcGTCTCTGTTAGGTGCTTAAAATGTGCCACGCACTACACTAAATGCCTTACATTATGTTATATAACTTTCTATAACGActccatggtggctcacacctgtaatcccagcactttgggaggctgaggcaggtggatcacctgagatcaggagattgagaccagcctggccaacatggtgaaaccctgtctctactaaaaatacaaaaattatctgggcatggtggcatgcgcctataatcccagctactcgggaggatgagacaggagaataacttgaacctgggaggcagaggttgcagtgagcggagactgcaccactgcactccagcctgggtgacagagtaagactctgtctccaaaaaaaaaaaaaaaaagaagaagaaaaaaagccacGCCTGACTGACTCCATAACCCACATTCTTAATCATTCCTAACTTTGTCTTCCAATGCCtaacacataataggtgctcTTAAGTAAATACATGAGCTGATATATGTGCTTCGAGAAAAAAAGGCAAGGATCTTCATGGCTGTTGAGTGACAGTTATAAGCAAAATGAATGCAGAGAAAGAATTGAGGGtccaaaatatttagaaacaaaatgttttcttaagcCTCAATAGGTCCTATGCAataagatatattaatatatataaaaattgctACTATTCAAACTAAGTCTTAATCCAACTTACTCAAAAAGTTCAAGATTAAACAGACTTACCTCCAAACAACTGTCAATTGCTCCCTGCCAATTTGACATCTTCAGTTTACAAGCACCAATATTCAGTACACAGCTTAAAGCTATAGGTTGCAGCTTGGCTCTATCTGCTGTCTCAATAACAGCCTTTGAACTGTCCACGTATCTGTAGAGCGCATTAATAAAAGCAGTATGAAAGGCCACATAAACAGGAATTACTCTTCTTCTGTATGTCCAGAAGTGTTATGTCATTTCTGATATAAAAAGCTCTAAAAATGCTATTAATAATCTTAATgatcacacttttaaaaatttttcttaagaaggcttaaaaaaaattatttttgttccaACTTTTTCCCCCAAAGTGTTCAAAGAGGCCAATGTAAGACCAATTCCCAAATCTAATTATGCACTAGTAacacttttctatttttgaagcTCAGGTCTCCACTATGTACTTTCCAACATAATTATGTTTGGAACCAGGATTCTCATAATAGGAGAAGGGAATTCAATAGGGGAAAGATGAAGGAGAACTCTATTGCGTTGATTTTGCATTGTCCCTGAAAAGGGCCCAGAAACTGAGCACACTTGGCCCCCAGAATTTGGTTTCTAAAGCTTCCTTtctctgaaagaaatcagaggtcCTTGGAAAAACTGCCGGATCAGATCTGAAAGCAAGGCAAGATGAGCTTAGCACATCTTGTGCAAAAAAGCAAGCAAGTGCTCACAGACTAATAGGAACATGCCAAAGGAAAGGGGCCTTCCACTGAACAAATCTGGAACCCTTTGGGCATGAAAAAGAATGACAGTAATAGTGTACTGACAAACAGAACTGAAAACTACCCATAAGATATCCtctagtccctgctacttgggaggttgaggagggaggattgcttgggcccaaaagttccagaccagcctgggcaatataaggaGGCCTtgtttctataaaaagaaaaaaaaagaaaaaaaaatatccataGGTCTACAGTGATACTTAAAAAATACACAGGAGGCTCTTGCAAACAGAAGAATGCTAGTTAGTAACTGTACGATGATAAAATTAGAAGATCAGTATAATAACAGATTCAGGCATGGACTTTCAATGATGCCAAGATCCACTGGGTGAAAGGTTGCTAGGGACTAGATATTCACACAATTTCACAGTACGACCTCAGACTACATAACAAATGCTTCTGGCTGACACTACTTTAACCACATGTGTGAACTCAAACAGGCCAAAGGGAAATGTGTCTTCAGGATGTGATATCATAGGTGATACAAAACAACACCTAAGTCTCTTTGCCAAAATATTACACCTCAAACTAATCTTAAGGAAACAAACACATACAGATGGAAGTCTATAAAAACAACTGACTTGGAATCCACAAAAACgcaaatgaataaaaaaccaGGGGAGGTAGGAAACATAAGTAACTAAAGAGATACTATCACTAAATACAACATATAATCTTAGTTTGGCCCCaggatttttctaaaaaattgaaaCAACTGGGGACGCTGGAATatggattacttttttattttttatttgagacagaatctcactctgtcgcccaggctggagtgcagtggcataatctcagcttgctgcaacctccacctcccaggttcaagtcattcttgtgcctcagcctcctgagtagctaggattacaggtgtgcaccaccatgcccagctaatttttgtacttttagtagagacgggatttcaccatattgggcaggctggtctccaactcctgacctcaggtgatccacccaccttggcctcccaaagtgctgggattataggtgtgagccaccatgcccagcctaaatatgGATTGATATTACCTATCAATATTACTTTGGGGTGTTTTAATGGTATTGAACTTATGTAGAATGTCTTTGTTTCTTAGGAAATACATGCTGAAATACTTAGGGTAAAGTATCACAGTATCAACAACTTCCTATTAAAACAGTTCTGTAAAAACATAAACAGCAAAAGTTAAAAATTGGTGAATGTAAGTAAAACATATGAATAATTATGTACTACTCTTTCAACTTGTCTTttgaaatttctcaaaataagctgaggggaaaaaaaggaaatgcaactATTTCAATACAACTCCTTATTCAACAagtaatttgaaaaaatacaatgagcaattcttaattttagtttataattcaatttataatttcttaaaaataatttgatagaaATAATATTACCTTAaaacttttgcatattttttaatgGCCATCTCCCAGTTCTGGGATTTGAAAAAAgtatttccaatattttttaagtcttctgttattaataaaattttatctacctgtataaaaaaatacaaaaatgttggATTTTAGTAAGTAATATAGATTAATGCTAGATTCTATCATATGAGAGACTGGAACAAAAGCTCAAACTTTTAGTACTAAATATTTTCACTTACTAAAGTAATTAAAGTTTGACTAATCTGAAAGTACTCACGTCTTTTAAATCTACATCCGCATCCTCAGGGAAATCTGGATGACTGTCGTCAGAGCCATCTTTTGGGAATATTCCCCAGTCATCTCCTTCCTTCAATTCTCCACATTCTGCAATAATGCACAACTGTAAAAATAACCCTAAATTGTAGAAGTGCACTATCGTAATAATGAGAGAGAAGTTATACAGCTGAAGTCAGCGCAACACTGTCCACAGATTTCTGTGAGGAGGCTCATTTATTTACTATAATGCTGTTTTATACATTCCAACTAATATGACAATGTTACATTTACATAAGCGTTTTACTGCTACTTAGGAGCTCAATAAACACAGAATAAATTGGCAATTTTATCACCGTCTATGTAAGTGGCATCAGGTGGGGCATAAGCTTCCGGTTTACTACTATTCTCGTCACATACTGAGCGACAGCCTACCTCTTAGAAGTAACTGAGCTTCCAACTCCCACTCACCACTCACAACCCTGTCACTTAGGCTGGGTAGTAATACGGTCATTtgggggttttttctttttcttttttcttttttaagagacagcttctcactatgttgccaaagctggtttccaactcctggtctcaagtgatcctcccacctcagcctcccaaagtgctgggattacaagcatgagctatcatgcccagccaatattaaGGTCATTTTGATTCACAGACATTAAGTACACAAGGGTCTTCAGAGATAATCTAGTCTAAACCCATAAGTAATTCAGACAGGAGAAAACAGGTGTGGAAAAGTTAAGTAACGAGGTCAAGGCCATGACTCTAGTTAATGCTACAATCCAGACAAGATTTTAGGTTTATTATCCTCATGCTGCTATGCACTACTATACATACCAACTCAAAAGTTTTGCAGGTATAAGAAGACTTAACGTAAACTAGCAAAGATAACcaaaagaaagttgaaataataaaaatctcctTTAAGACTACCCTAATTGTCTTTCCCATtgtagaaaagttaaaaaaaaaacaaaaacaaaaaaaactggcaGATCCAGGCTCCTATACCCAAAATTATTATAACATTTTTCCAGCTAATAATCACTGATCCTTTTACTTACATTTCTTTAATATAGCAactaataggctgggcacggtggctcatgcctgtaatcccggcactttgggaggctgaggtgggtggatcacaaggtcaggagttcgagaccagcctgaccaacatggtgaaaccccgtctctattacaaatacaaaaaaaattagccgggtgtggtagcgtgcacctgcaatccctgctactctggaggctgaggcaggagaataggttaaacccaggaggcagaggctgcagtgagctgagactacaccactgcactccagcctggaacagagcaagactctatctcaaaaaaaaaaaaaaagatagcaactAAGATAATAAGTGCATTTCACTGTAACTTTTTACTTACTTTAGCAGGTTTTTCACctttcacttccacattttccaaTATCCTTGTCACTCCTATTCCTTTAACTACTtggccaaacaccacatgtttccCATCCAAATGAGGAGTTGGAACTGTTGTGATAAAAAACTGAGAACCATTTGTGTTGCGGCCTGCGTTTGCCATGCTCAGTAAACCCTCCCGATCATGctgtagaaataaaaatcattaaaagaaaacCAAGGTTAGATGTGTTCTTTCTGAATCGTGTGTTAGTCTGAACTGTTCTTTTACTGAACATAAAACTGGGGTGCACTATACTACCATTTAGATCAAATTgtactttcttttacttttcacttataacatttttaattacttttttttataaACTGCAACCTTTAATTCACAAAACATAGGGCACTTAatcactttttattaaaaaacctTATCAAAGTAAATAGGTAACAGAAACAATAGTCTGGGGGAAGCTTATTTCTAAACCGGCCATGAGAAGACACTTATACTTCACCTTTAAAACAAAGATGCAGCATTATGAAACTCTTGTCATATATTTTGCCCTTTTTATGATGAATGCTCTTTTTTTCTGGGAAGATCGGAACAGTCTTCCAAATTCACAAATATGCCTACAGTATGAGTCTTCCTTTACGTATCAATAAACTGGGAACAGTAATGGGATATTGAATTTACCCAAGACATTCAGTTTGATACTTTCCTAATCTCAAAAGAATCCAAATCATACAGGATTTGGATTAGGTTTTCATCCCAGATGAATCAACTCTTCAGAGAGTGCTCAAAAGAAACTACTGCATGCATCCTGAAATCAAAATTCTACCTTTGCATAACACTGTCAAAGCATCTATGAAACCCAATTTCAGAACCTTTTCACTTTATCTCCTAGGCTTTCTAAATGTATCCCTTGTTGGTGCATGCACCGTAACTCTCATGTTATATAATGTCTCCTGACACCCCTCCACCCCACCAAAATGCCTTTTACTCCCCTCAATCTAAATCAAATTCAGATTTTAAGGCCACCAAGTTTATAGAAAGCAAGAACCATATGCCTTGTCTATAGGCCCCTTTTCTCTGTATCAACCTGATCGTCACATAACCTTTAGTTTTCATCCTTCTGGTAGCTTCCTTTGGTACAACAGTAACTAGAACTTTATTTCCTCAACGTGTCTTCCCTCACCCACGTCCCTTTTTAAATTCTGCATCAATACTACGGTTCCTGCCTAACCAAATTTCAGCCATGTTGCCACCTTGCAAGACCCAGTCTGCACAGCCTATGTAGCCAGTCATTCCTCCTCAATGACTTCCATAATAATTCAGACTGCATTAATCACATCTTTCTCCTACAGTATACAGACAGTATGTATTAGCAATGTCATACAAGCAAGGTTATTCAATCaatttagcatttatttatatactatCATCCTCCAGTAGTTCCATGTATCTTAATCTTGTCTCTGAGGTAGGATTATAAATTCCTTGACATCAAGgcctttcatttttataaacttttggCGCCAGTGATAGTGCTGCACATAGAATTGCAGTCTCAATAGACACTGGCAGGAAGACTGATgacattttttcaaattatccTAATAACCTTGCTCATATTCCTTATTTCCAAAAATACCACTTTACTTTTGTACTTACATGTCCATTCTTATAACTTGAATGATATAATATACCCCCATTACATCTTGGGACAACGAAGATAAGAAGGCACAGGCACCACTAAAGTCCTTTAGGAAGTTGGACATTTAACTACATCTGCTATTGTGCAAATCCCCTGACATCCTGGATATTAGTGATGGTTTTGTTGCTCTTCAAATTCAAGGATAAAGATGCACAAGTTACCATCCTTCCAACAACGAAAACATTTTTCCTGGAAACAATTTTGCCAGATGCTGGTCGCATGTAAAAACTCATTGGCTTAACTGAAGCATATAAAAACTGGATCACAATGAAATAATGCTAAATAAAATCTTTACTGCATGAAAACTTTTCCATATTAAAGAACCGTTATTTACAAAAGTGATTCCTTTTACAAGAAATGGGAGAATCTAAGCACACTTGAGACATTTTTTGGTGTCTTAATCCAACAAGTATTCCAGATATATAATGATATTTTTATCAGCAATAACATGCATGTTCTCTACTTTACCTTATAATGGAAATTTTCATCTTCAAATTTTTCACCATAAATACTTTCTCCACCTGTCCCATTCTGATTTGAGAAGTCTCCACCCTGAATCATAAATTTCTTAATaactacaaaaaaggaaaatggctaTTAGTGACTGAGACGTGGATGCCTTTAGCAATGCTTGTGTGTAACACAACTTTCTAGTGCACGACTCTAGTCATGTCACTCTCCTGTCTGCCCTTCCCCACCCGTCCCCGCAATTTCAAATGGGTCACGCTTTTCACCATCTGAATCCAACCTACTTTCACTGCCTGATCCCCGCTAACATTCAGAAAATCGGTTCAAATGATACCTCCCCTATAAAACTGTCACTGAAATCCCAAAGCTCTATGTCCTAATTTTTCTCCCACAGTATCTTGACTCTGCCTACATAACATACGGCATTATGATCTGCCCCTTCCAGCAAACAATGATGTCCTCAAGTACACCAACTCTATTGTTTTACATCCTCGTAACTATGTGCATGTAAACATATTAGTTACTCAACAATGTCTGCTGAATAAAGACCAATTATTCCCAGTAGATTTGTTCTGCCCTAATGGAAAATTTTCAGCAAATATATCACTTTGTGTCAAAGGTTACCAAGACTGCTTTCATGTTCAGAGAACCCTAGAGCTCACACAAATCAGTATTTGGTTGGATCACAGTGGTAACGATACACAGTGAAATGATGAGGGCGAAGACACAGGCTGAATCTGGAAAAATCCATGTGCAGGCTTCCTTATGCTTTCTCCCTCCCATGAAGTGCCACAGAACACACACTTCCCCCAGCAACAAAAATGCAGCAACATGTACACAGTatctctgcctaggaaagccaaTTAGACACTCAGCACCCAAGGTATTTATTGGGCACACTCTACCTAATATGtaccaaaattccagactcccCAAAAGAAAGCACACGTTCATGTTTGTACAAATAGACTAGGCAGAGTAAATCACCCTTACTATTTAGGAAATGGCTCAAGTGTCAAGTTCCCCAACTCCAACCAAGTGCTACTCTTGCAGGCAGACCTTTCTAAGGATAGCAGTCTCACGCTTgctatgttaaatattttctgcatGTAGTTTATTAgcatattttgagtttttattaaaCATGAAAGTAAACagtataaatactttttaaaaagttaattttttcttaataaattgtttaaaaaaacattgCTCATGTGATTATTGCTTATTTGCCTATTTATTacactaatatttactgagttcctaCTCAATAACTATACTAGACGCTGAAAACAAAATGGTGAAAACATACAGTTCTTGAACCCATAGAGCCTGCCGTCTATTAGGAGAGCCATTATCACTAAACAAAAGTATGATTCATTATCAAGTGTGATAAGCAGTAGAAAAGGGCATATTTTGACCACATTATCACCCATGTGCCCAAAACACTGAATCTTCAAATCTGCTGCCTTCCCAAGCACTCATGCCCCAAAATTACGCATAACTTTTTGGTCACCAGGCAATGAAGCTACCTAAGGTCGGTTGACGATGGCCTTCCTTTCTCCATCAAATCATCTTAGAGTGAAGGAGAATGAGAAGATGGGTAAAGCTGGGGGAGTCCATTTCTCTATAGATAAACCTTAGTACCATGAGTAATTCCACCTCGCACAGCCTAACCTTTAAGAAACTGAGTTACTGCCTCAAACGGGGAAGCTAATAGTACTTTTGGAGCTTCACTTCCTACTTAGCGTTTTCTTCCCTAACTCCTAAAGAACAGGACTTGTCTATATGAAGAATAAGAAGATTCAGAAAATTTACACATACTTCGATGAAAAGGGCATCCTTTGAAATGGAGAGGTTTCCCAGTCGTGGGTCCAATGCCTTTTTCTCCTGTACACAGTGCACGAAAATTTTCCGCAGTTTTGGGTACAATATCTGCAAACAATTCTAAGACAATTCGAccaactaaaagaaaagaaaatcttttcagtATGCAAAACAACCAAGTAGGCAAATGATAAAAAGGTTGGTATAATTATGGTAGCAGATCAATCATGAATTACCAAGTTCccttttattgtaatttttcttctttgcaatTTCAAGAACACAACACATTGTTACTAACTATAGTCATTATGttatacaatagatctcttgaatttattccccCCTTCTAACTGAAATTAGGTCCCTTGTGATCACCATCTACCCAACCCCTGAAATCCATCATTCCATTCTCCACTTCAAGGTCAGCTTTTTAGAAACCACATGTAAGTAAGATCATGCAGTTACTTGTCTTCCTGTGCCCagcttatttcatgtaacataatgtcctccacatTAATTCACATTGTCAAAAGTGacaagatttcattattttttatgggtGACTAGTACTCCATTATGCACatataccacattaaaaaaaatccatctgtAGATGGAAACCTACTTTGATTCCATTatcttggctatcatgaataatgttataatagtgcagatacctctttgacatacaaacttcatttcctttgaatatactTACTAGTAGAATTAGTGAATCTTATTGTCATTTTTCTAATATTCAAACTTAGTCTACCTACTGTCATGTATGTATGTAAACAGATTTGAAACATCATACCAAGGATCATAACCAATTATAGTAGTCAAAAGATTAGCACCATGTAAGAGATATCATTCAATACAAATAGTTTTAAATCCTGAATAATTTCTTCAAGAGGTACTGAGAATCTCCAATCACCAAGCAACCAACAGGAGAAAATTAAACAGTCTTTGGATGGGTGAACTGGCCACGTGTTATGTACACCTGCAGCCTTTGTGCTCTGAGCAAACTGCCTCGTGCAGCCTCTGAAGCAAAAGCTGTAAAAGTTCCTCCTCTAGACAGCACGTAAGACAGGTGAGAATAAACCTAGCCCTAGCTAGTTGCAACAAACTGAATGTACGTGTAAACGTGTGTGTGTCCTGTACACGAATTCAAATACACTGCCTGGCCAGCAATTCTAACATGTTCCAGAACAAGGCCAATCCAGTTACAAAGCAACACGCTCCCTAATTCACCAGGCCTTAGGAACTTCTGAGCGGCTATGTAACCTAGGCAACACCGTCACTACGTTGAGCGCATTTTCCCAATGGCAAATTAAGAGAAAATGCTGGCCCATCTGAATGGACCTCTAAGTTAAGAATCAGTAATAAAGCAAAGGCAATAAGCAAACAAGTCCCTTTAACGTATAAATAATACAGCACGTGCTGATATATTATCTCATGTGGCAAATATAGTTTCCTGGGGCCCCGCAGACGCATATCCCAGGATATGCTTTCTGAACTGTCCCACTGCAAacataaaataatcttatttcatGCTAACTTGGTAGTGCAGAGGTAGCATGGAAGTGTAACCAAATCAGGAGAGGTAAACCTAAAGGACGCCACAATCCTGAACTAGAAATTTCCAGAAACTTCCGCACGACCGATGGCATTGATACAAAGGCGCTGGATCGATCTAGCCCTAGATGCCCGGGCTTGCTCCGGCGGACCAGTCTAGGCAGCCACCGGCCGGAGCCGCCTTCCACCCTTGGAGTCCCCCAAATCCAGGGAACCCCCGCCTCCTCGGGGCTTTTCTGCCAATATCAGACTCCGCTCACCTCGCTCCCCTCCGATGTCCACGTCAAAGAAGACTCGAGGGTTACTGGGGTTAGAAGGCTTGACTTGGGGGGACGGATGCGACATCTCGACTTGCAGACGCGTTTGGACGCAGGATCCGCACACCTCGTGGCCGCCCGGCACCTCAAACTCCAGAGCGCTTGTCTCCGCCGGAGACTAGCAGCGACGCTGACCGGCCACTTCCGGCGCGAGACCGGAAGCCATGGTCTGACTTCCGACACCGCCCCGCTCCCCCGCGCGGTGTTTCAAAGCGCGTGAGCGACTCCGTAGCGAGAACCGCGTACCCTGCGCCACCTCTTCCTGGCTTCTCACTTCGTGGAAGTTACGGTCCCAATTCCCATTTTTCTTCTCGCTTGTGTTTCGTTGTCTTTCCTACCATCGTGGCGTGGAGAGCTTTGGAGTCAGCCCCATGCTAGCGTCAGCTCTGCCACCAACTTGGGTGTGATTTCTCAGAAACTCAGTTTGCTCGTctggaaaaagagaataaaaacgcTGACCTCGGAAGGTCGTTTTGAGGATTAAAGACGTGAATCAgtgcaatgcctggcacaaaCTGGTGGTACCCAACCAATAGGAGCCTTATTATTGCCATGTCGTTGCAATTTGATGTTCACATTACAATGTAAGTGATAAGGATTAGACTAAACGCTCCAAACAGCTAAAGCCGAGAGGCCAGAAGAGAGCGCAGTTTTGATTCCTGATAAAACTAtatcttgccgggcgcggtggctcacgcctgtaatcccagcactttgggaggccgaggcgggcggatcatttgaggtcaggagttcgagaccagtctgaccaacatgaggaaaccccgtctctactaaaaatacaaaaaaaaatcagccgggcctggtggtgcatgcctgtagtcccagctactcgggagactgaggcaggagaatcgcttgaaccctggaggaggaggttgtagtgaaccgaggtcgtgccactgtactccacactgggtgacagagcgacactgttccccgcaaaaaaaaaaaaaaaaaaaaaaaaaaaaaaaaaaatactgtattactATAGCCCGCTTTTCCCTTATGGGGAATCTGTGTAAAACATTTactttctacatatatatgtgtgtgtatgtatatatgtatatatgaggaGAACATAGTCTTGCTTCTTAATAAAGCCTGATTTTGGAGAAGAGTGGCAATTCCCTATGTAGATGCTTTGCCTTGTAGTTCTGTTGGAGCTCAGCAATTTGGATTCAGCCTGAGACTTACTTTATCAATAAAGCATGAGATATCCTTAGatgcttaacattttttttttcttatgaggaAGTAAAAAGTATTGGAATCTAGCACTCAAATTGTGTCTCAAAAGCCAGGAGCCTCGTGTCAACAGCAGCAGCCAGAGTGGCTTTTTGGAAGGAAAGACTAATGCTGATTTTCCCCTATCAGAACTGCCACCGT harbors:
- the PPID gene encoding peptidyl-prolyl cis-trans isomerase D isoform X1, encoding MSHPSPQVKPSNPSNPRVFFDVDIGGERVGRIVLELFADIVPKTAENFRALCTGEKGIGPTTGKPLHFKGCPFHRIIKKFMIQGGDFSNQNGTGGESIYGEKFEDENFHYKHDREGLLSMANAGRNTNGSQFFITTVPTPHLDGKHVVFGQVVKGIGVTRILENVEVKGEKPAKLCIIAECGELKEGDDWGIFPKDGSDDSHPDFPEDADVDLKDVDKILLITEDLKNIGNTFFKSQNWEMAIKKYAKVLRYVDSSKAVIETADRAKLQPIALSCVLNIGACKLKMSNWQGAIDSCLEALEIDPSNTKALYRRAQGWQGLKEYDQALADLKKAQEIAPEDKAIQAELLKVKQKIKAQKDKEKAVYAKMFA
- the PPID gene encoding peptidyl-prolyl cis-trans isomerase D isoform X3: MSHPSPQVKPSNPSNPRVFFDVDIGGERVGRIVLELFADIVPKTAENFRALCTGEKGIGPTTGKPLHFKGCPFHRIIKKFMIQGGDFSNQNGTGGESIYGEKFEDENFHYKHDREGLLSMANAGRNTNGSQFFITTVPTPHLDGKHVVFGQVVKGIGVTRILENVEVKGEKPAKVDKILLITEDLKNIGNTFFKSQNWEMAIKKYAKVLRYVDSSKAVIETADRAKLQPIALSCVLNIGACKLKMSNWQGAIDSCLEALEIDPSNTKALYRRAQGWQGLKEYDQALADLKKAQEIAPEDKAIQAELLKVKQKIKAQKDKEKAVYAKMFA
- the PPID gene encoding peptidyl-prolyl cis-trans isomerase D isoform X2 — translated: MSHPSPQVKPSNPSNPRVFFDVDIGGERVGRIVLELFADIVPKTAENFRALCTGEKGIGPTTGKPLHFKGCPFHRIIKKFMIQGGDFSNQNGTGGESIYGEKFEDENFHYKHDREGLLSMANAGRNTNGSQFFITTVPTPHLDGKHVVFGQVVKGIGVTRILENVEVKGEKPAKLCIIAECGELKEGDDWGIFPKDGSDDSHPDFPEDADVDLKDVDKILLITEDLKNIGNTFFKSQNWEMAIKKYAKVLRYVDSSKAVIETADRAKLQPIALSCVLNIGACKLKMSNWQGAIDSCLEALEIDPSNTKALYRRAQGWQGLKEYDQALADLKKAQEIAPEDKEIRKIKVGRVT